The Tenebrio molitor chromosome 2, icTenMoli1.1, whole genome shotgun sequence DNA segment taacGCCCTCAATCATTTCACGGTCAGTAGCAAAAGCTAGATTACAAACTTGTAAAACTTGTACATTATTTACGTTTAAATAGCTTTtcttggttaaatttattttgtacacaaccaaaaatactaataacgctgaccacttgataccgtttataatgtaatttaatttagtaatcaacgtacaGTCGcgaacaataaattttggtcatcaaggtcgttctttgacgcaatcaaaaatgctccattgtaaaacagtcgtaaatatcataacctatcatcatgttgtatgacattgtcattttttttctcatttttttaacactttgttgacatgcgcataatcaggcagggaaatgttttaaatttgtgacaatctaaccaaattttgaaatgatattgacgaccaaaatttattgctcgcgaccgtgagttttttattttactgaacataggattcatggatctgtaagtttggttgcctagGTCAAATGAACTGACTTGTCCATTTTAGAACTGAACATACTTAGCCAATTTACATTGTATGTTCAGCAgtgtaggtatgtaatttggctaaaaatgtcaaaatgacagttgatgaatttaattattgatttcattaatcagaacaggaTAACGCGTTCGGTCATCGTTCCTTAATAGGCATTCAGGCTAACGGAGGACACTTTGAACATTTGCTgggttaatttatttaaatattgcttTGTTATCCTATTccgattaatgaaatcaataattaaattcattaactgtaattttgacatttatacccaaattacatacctacgttgattactaaattaaatcacattataaacggtcAAGTGGTCAGCcttattagtatttttggttgcgtacaaaataaattcagaaataagccttatgtaACTTGCCTGGTATAATTAAGAAGGGTTCCGCTATGAAGTTAAACTAATTGAGCAATTAcacagggtgttagggaatggttGGGAATAATTTTTGGATTGAATTCTTTATGAAAAACGTAGATGAAAAtctaaagaaataattttcctaAAATGAATGGTTCATCCAAaagcaaatatgtaatttaatattaatttccaaTGTTTTGGAACTGCTGTAATACtctattgtttaaaaatggattataatataaataaataaattgcttaGCAACATAAAGTGTTGAATCAACTACAGTAGTACTTCAATGCGAACAGCTGACGTTGCGCAAGGGAAGTTTTCTCCATTCACCTTTAAGTTAAAAATCACCAAGAAACACGacatcaagaaacaaaacGTTAATGTATTTAAcacgaaataaaaaagataacaaAGAACTAGAAAAactacaaaatttcaaattaaagtgTTCAAAATGGGCTCCATGTGCATGTGTTGGCTCGTCTTAACATTGACTCACTAACTCTAGCCAGTTTCACTcgtgttttaaactggcccactcatgccaaaaaaagcccaatttacacttgaactcgttaaataaactactatttccgagttaaagttaaagttatttcgtggttaaaatttgtacaCGCATTTGAAAAACACCTGTACCTATGTATCTAAAGTTAAATTTAGTTAAAACATGGACGCCAGAGATGGAGGTATAATTCGATATTTGAACCGAAAtaccaaaaatataaaaaagttttGTGTGATACAAGTAAtaataacatattttttctgttatatTTGAtggtttttaaaaaagatGTGCTTTACTGTAATTATTACTGTTTTTACGAAAACTGACCTTTAGTTTTTGTTAATGGTACATTATTTATTACGATGATGGAGGGTGGACCATGTTTCAACCTTGACGCcttttcataattaattcaCAAAGTTCGAGGAAACAATTCTTGGCGTGTTTGAATGTAAATCATGGGAATATATCAAAATATAGATATTTGCATTCTAGGAAAAGCAAAACTGCGTGCTGATTGTTGAGCATTTAAATTAGATTACAATAATATATGGCCGCATGAGGTGTTAATGGATTTCAAGAGAATAACTTTACTAGGAAATTACGTCAGAGATATTGATTTTATcagcaacaaaaattttaatgtataAATGACTTTGTCAGACATCACTCGgacattatttcaaaacaattatttctacagggtgtccccaaaaaagaaaacgagtccataactccgttatttatcggaatattttaattatctgtacaccaaattaaatagttgttaatagactacaaaatggcctaataaattcaagtatagccccatgggcttcaagggtaaactgtcaaaatattttttttcaaatgggattacatattttttttttttttttagtaattctgatagagatttttattctgaaaacaacaatgtatcacaagtatacacttaaataccaaaaatttcacccaaaaaatgtaaaaaacgctactatcgtctatgttccattttgcgctaaacattggcggcatatctgcgcaatcccacatgttattatttgtcatttgtttttccagctaccttaatttggttattacattgtaacgcaatgcattttgatagcttttcgcttggtgctcgtcatttgtttcaaaagttagtgtaattttttttaatatgaagttatacttgtgatacattgttgttttcagaattaaaatctctatcagaattactaaaaaaaagtacctatgtaatcccatttgaaaaaaaatattttgacaatttagtcttgaagcccttggagctatacgtgaatttattaagctgttttgtagcctattaacaaccatttaatttggtgtatagataattaaaatcctccgataaataagggagttatggactcgtcttttttttttggggacacctgtataacaagtttaaaaaatgtttttccagTAACTAAAGCGCTAAAAGTATTAAAAGCAACAAGCTAAATATCGAATCAGATTACACTTCGACTATGACTTCGACAAAGcttttccatttatttcagcTTCATTTTAACTGAACAATAGCGTGTTAAAAGAACGCTTAAAAAATTGATGTGATCTTGGTTGTTAATAGCTGCTGCTAGTTTTTCGTTGAGGTTGTTGCTCCCACATGAAaagtaagaaaaaaattaatagttagTGTTATATTCTTATATGAAATTtctgaggaaattcttttcaAAATGACTGCTGTTATTTACCTAGAtaaaaatctgattttttattaagtttaTTAACTAATATTCAATGATTCGAAAAATCCGCCGATGAAGTTAAAAGTTTTAATAGATAATTTCCTAATTaatagaaataataataataataattataggcagaatatagcctaagggagtccgtttcggctcagggacgcgagggtcgcgggttcgattccgacccagggcgaaaaaaaaaaaaaaggctgtattctatctcgtgattcggaagtcacgttaagccattggtcccggtctattgagttggtcatcatgcccctcatagatttgtaagccagtcctagactgtgcaacaattttttttttttattattttatataataattatagcaaatataaaacaaaagtctttacatgggagatattttaaagagctagaacatccagaaattaatattcaagcttctcatgcatggcttaaaaaatcaaatattcatcctgagactgagggttttatatttgcaatacaagatcgtgttataaatacaagaaattataaaaaacacatatgcggtttacaatcgatcatcgataaatgtaggatttgcggaactgaaggggaaaccattgaacacatcatttcttcttgcaccgttttggctcaaagcgaatataaaaaacgtcatgatatattcgcaaaaattatacacatgaatttagcagttaaattcaatttattaaaggatacacaaccacattacatttataaaccagaaagttgtttagaaaatgacaattacaaattatattttgatcgcacagttttaactgacattcacattcagcataacagaccagacattattattttaaataaacaacaaaagcaagcatatcttttagatatagctgttccaaattcacacaatataacacaaacatataatacaaaaattaataaatatttagaaatatccgttgctatgagaaatctttggtgtttagaaaaaatttcgattttaccatttataatttcagcaacaggaatagtaccgcaatctctttttaaaaatttaaaaattttggacttagagaacacattggtggttgaaattcaaaaaggtatattattatactcatgtcacatcgtgaggaaattccttaacattgacacagaacataaaacacaaaaaagtcaaaatgtggaggcgagacgccggtaattatgttgataagcactgcactattacttgatagtattatccgtaatagtgtatgtactccggcaaaattgctgtgccgccgggtggaggtgggatacgaaaataGACAATAAAATCAAGataaaaagttcaaaaacTAAAAGTTATATTGTTTAAATCATATAAATTACAGAAATACTGTTACCTTTCACTTTGGCATTGCtgctaatttttaataattataaatggtGGAATCTCTGCCTCCATATTCTAGGGTTCACCAGCTGTCAACAAGATGGAAATTTGGCAACTTTGTGTTCAGTTcagactattttttttatagacgcccgaaaatgttttcttttattttcatgTTGGATTCACCGATGTCGTTTTTCCACTACACTATTTCTTTTGCACATCTTTCATTGTGCTTAAATATTCACTTTTTGAATCTATTGTTTACTGGCTGTTGTAACGTTGCAATAATTACATCTATTCCAcgtaaatgtcaaacttgtcaaattgtttataatttctaattttcaaTAACTTAAATAAGTATTAAAAAAGTATGGATCATACTTTCGTGCAACTAAATGAAAACAACTGTTTTATGTGATCagataatatttatttgtaaataatgtAGAATAATGATTGATGACTGTGGTGCTAGGCCAACTACCATAATtaagagtaataaataaaagtaaataattaaaactataACAACACTTATTTAACTTTCAGCTATACAATTAACAAAATACCGCGTGTCATCGGTTCACGACAAAATCGTTTGTATAGTGAAAATAATGTAGGTACATTATGTTGAGTCACCATTTTATGGAAATAACACAAACCTTAAACAATAAGGAACTCCTAGAAGTTTTTACAAAACTAAAACCTGTTAACAAGGCAAATATCCTCTTGACAAATTTGACGGAAAAGTTAACATCTAAACTTTTATAGCCCATTATCAAACGGACCGTCAAGCCGGTGCTTTCACCACAGAATTTGACACCAAGTGCTTCTTCTGTTCATTCTCAACCATCAAGAACAAGATCCAGCCCACTTTCTTCTCCAGTTAGGTCGCTCTCACAAACAATGCAGTCCGGCAAGGTATATCTTTAAAAGACACCACGTCAGATTCATTTCCAAACTTGCACAAACGCTGTTGTTTTTTATCTATCTGGTTTTGAATTAACAACTGTCGACCGCAGGCCGCttcagcgaaaaagggggTGCCCCAACCCCCACAGTCCGCCAGGGCCCCGTGCAATACAAGACCTTCAGCCAAACAATCTGCCAAATCACCGGTGGCTCGCGACGACCTTAACGAGTGCAGATACTGCAACAGGAGATTCGCTGCCGATCGCCTAGAAGTACACGAATCGATATGCTGCAAGAGCgcaaagaagaaaagaaaaacttaCGACGCCACCAAACACAGGGTCGAAGGTACCGAACTCGAACAATACGTGAGACGCGGAAAAAATCTCAGCAGCAAGGTGAGACGAAGCACCTGCACTTCTGATGTTCTCACCGTTGCACATTTCAGTCGAGCAAACAGGTGCCCAAGAAAGACTGGCGCAGGACCCACGAAGAGTTCATCAACGCCATCCGGGCCGCCAAACAGGTGCAAGCACACGTGGCCAAGGGTGGAAAATTGACGGATCTGCCCCCGCCGCCGCCCTCGAGTAATCCGGATTATGTCCAGTGTCCTCATTGTGGAAGGAAGTTCAACGAAGCCGCTGCCGAAAGGCACATCCCCAAGTGCGCCAGTTACGCCTTCAACAAACCCAAACCTGGCGCGCAGCAAAAAGGAAAAGCTTcgggaaaaaaataaaagataaatTTTGTCGTAAAGGtgatcaataattttttatacacATTTTTGACGTAATAAATTTTCGCCGACGAAACAAACATCAGTGTAACAACATATTAATTCTAAATTACTTCtaatctaaatttt contains these protein-coding regions:
- the LOC138123891 gene encoding zinc finger C2HC domain-containing protein 1C (The sequence of the model RefSeq protein was modified relative to this genomic sequence to represent the inferred CDS: added 283 bases not found in genome assembly) — protein: MTSRLAEMQARFQQKQIQEREEKLLRLYENQQQRAFERVGRGSAGSNTSLGSTGGGGGKVRQMFDERRQKAGVDRSYPLEPLKGSKSNGQTRGASTERVKNSTSRTVVKSTVQKSVSQVRNGKPVVSKREVVHSVYNNNDGDETFQEHKFETDNLNQTFNKTHADIIELMNNHNLNDSLDNEEMPEIGFDEPDEPCFTGKLANLGGKLPSESVAVVNEKKTPPQKARTLGKTFRKDTKPIIKRTVKPVLSPQNLTPSASSVHSQPSRTRSSPLSSPVRSLSQTMQSGKAASAKKGVPQPPQSARAPCNTRPSAKQSAKSPVARDDLNECRYCNRRFAADRLEVHESICCKSAKKKRKTYDATKHRVEGTELEQYVRRGKNLSSKSSKQVPKKDWRRTHEEFINAIRAAKQVQAHVAKGGKLTDLPPPPPSSNPDYVQCPHCGRKFNEAAAERHIPKCASYAFNKPKPGAQQKGKASGKK